Proteins co-encoded in one Cinclus cinclus chromosome 9, bCinCin1.1, whole genome shotgun sequence genomic window:
- the MDH1B gene encoding putative malate dehydrogenase 1B, with amino-acid sequence MAKFVVAGKANCPYYAKAELLADYLQTNLPNFRVHKITQHPDKWEQWLHDICETNGWEHRQCPIIWRELLDRGGKGQLLGGLNDFLEYAQQYYGITSMMLSEEMLDIAEENLQAHLEIVKEDEEIKSIIKPMQIWITSASVPLCYHLIPLLANGEVFGMTTEINIHLLDTDQFKEILHSIVMEAEDMAFPLLRSISEHTKLDQAFIDADIIIVLDDVLLNLEVQSLENYIREVSEICQVYAPLIEKNAKNEVKVISSGKTFANLKATMLRTYGPSIRPENIIAIATSWESAAKAMLARKLNTNTTGVKDVIVWGNITGSNYIDLSHAKLYGYDCAIWGPPNFQRPLLNMIYDSEWIHSEFLPAQSTLSSRVSRCTGMLPAHAVATVLRYWYHGSPSGEIISVGILSEGQFCIPEGITCSMPVRFQNGNWEVMTELEINETTQKVLGRLSHELVQEKLVALKEIKEMHPYEE; translated from the exons ATGGCCAAGTTTGTGGTGGCGG GTAAGGCAAACTGCCCTTACTATGCCAAGGCTGAACTCCTGGCTGACTACCTCCAGACTAATTTGCCCAACTTCAGGGTTCACAAGATTACTCAACACCCTGACAAGTGGGAG CAGTGGCTTCATGATATTTGTGAAACAAATGGATGGGAGCACAGGCAGTGTCCTATCATTTGGAGAGAACTGTTGGACCGTGGAGGGAAGGGTCAGCTTCTAGGAGGACTTAATGATTTTCTGGAATATGCTCAG CAATATTACGGCATCACTTCAATGATGCTAAGTGAGGAAATGTTGGACATTGCTGAGGAGAACCTGCAGGCACATCTTGAAATTGTAAAAGAGGATGAAGAGATTAAAAGTATTATCAAGCCTATGCAGATCTGGATCACCAG TGCATCAGTTCCACTGTGTTATCATCTAATCCCTCTGTTGGCAAATGGAGAAGTGTTTGGGATGACCACAGAAATCAACATCCATTTGCTTGACACTGACCAGTTTAAGGAAATTCTTCATAGTATTGTAATGGAAGCTGAAGACATGGCATTCCCACTTCTCCGCAGTATTTCAGAGCACACAAAATTAGATCAGGCTTTTATTGATGCAGATATTATCATTGTTCTTGATGATGTCCTCTTAAACCTTGAAGTCCAATCCCTTGAAAACTACATCAGAGAAGTGAGTGAGATCTGCCAAGTGTATGCTCCCTTGATTGAGAAGAATGCCAAGAATGAGGTCAAAGTCATTTCATCAGGAAAAACCTTTGCAAACCTTAAGGCAACAATGTTAAGGACATATGGCCCATCCATTAGGCCTGAAAATATCATTGCCATTGCAACATCCTGGGAAAGTGCAGCTAAAGCCATGCTGGCCAGGAAGCTGAATACAAACACAACAG GAGTAAAAGATGTGATTGTTTGGGGCAATATTACTGGGTCTAACTACATTGATTTGTCACATGCAAAACTTTATGGATATGACTGTGCTATTTGGGGCCCTCCTAATTTTCAGCGTCCTTTGTTGAATATGATTTATGATAG TGAATGGATCCATTCAGAATTCCTGCCTGCACAGAGTACCCTGAGTTCCCGGGTGTCCCGTTGTACAGGAATGTTACCTGCTCATGCGGTAGCCACGGTGCTGCGATACTGGTACCATGGCTCTCCTTCTGGGGAGATCATTTCTGTGGGAATACTTAGTGAAG GTCAGTTTTGCATTCCTGAAGGAATTACCTGCTCTATGCCAGTGAGGTTCCAGAATGGTAACTGGGAAGTCATGACGGAATTAGAAATTAATGAAACGACCCAAAAAGTTCTAGGACGGTTGTCCCACGAGCTGGTACAG gAAAAGCTCGTTGCactaaaggaaataaaggaaatgcaTCCATATGAAGAATAA
- the DYTN gene encoding dystrotelin, with protein sequence MPSAKFQMDPDLQEAFSDVQNSVYRTALKLRSVQSLCQLDLIDVSLIQHTLSSEQSQREERVSLNTQQISRMLMKLFQRARLEKPGQVDPRAAEFTLSLLVALYDRSGTGYVKTRSAAAALISLSGDSLLAKYRAFFQFYAVPNGKETLITRSALRSLLTDLNQIPAIVGEGCTLSCVEIAIHDCFHGVPNAAIVEEKFLSWLRSEPAVLLWLPTCYRLSATEMVSHQARCKVCKVFPITGIRYRCLKCLNFDLCQACFFTGRFCKPHKRSHPVVEHCVQMSAKVNAKHFLRSLRNNLFQECCRRKEAQRRTALESVEERHFPAHKKIFPPVELSASSLPGPENVPFPVDNCVLESPRFIPENRTVMQKSENNKKTPEQGKTIAQAIASFEADVLKIHKSIKSIHSDSRYMKKQFNKWKDKMQFLHNCQEEKSCKIEAKLQRLRVSHENLQMMLQHMKEEVKTMLQSSEHPFAQCHTTMPRNPHVLLERRMQSELNPAQIKPTSRTCAEWKSLNPPSSVNGMQLLQTPEAPTAVDFMYSDDSLESVSLQSDKPSVGQHKKAKEKQTHPPKLTENSLGGMGNTVLIPITMQIPPDEKEVREELELLMMKLKDTVSLQTQPGQQTALHQEFFSTAENVCRSFSDLINQVISPACK encoded by the exons ATGCCATCTGCTAAATTTCAAATGGATCCAGACTTGCAGG agGCCTTCAGTGATGTTCAGAACTCTGTATACAGAACAGCCCTAAAACTACGCTCAGTACAAAGTCTTTGCCAGT TGGATTTGATTGATGTATCTCTGATTCAGCACACCCTATCAAGTGAACAAAGCCAGAGGGAGGAGCGGGTTTCTCTGAACACGCAGCAAATCTCTAGAATGCTGATGAAACTGTTTCAAAGGGCAAGATTAGAAAAACCAGGCCAGGTAGATCCAAGAGCTGCTGAATTCACATTGAGCCTTCTGGTTGCCCTGTATGACAG ATCTGGAACAGGGTATGTCAAAACTagatctgctgcagctgccttaATTTCCCTTTCAGGAGACTCTCTACTGGCTAAATACAGAG CTTTCTTCCAGTTTTATGCTGTCCCTAATGGGAAGGAGACCTTGATCACCCGTAGTGCCCTAAGAAGTCTGCTAACAGACTTAAATCAG ATCCCAGCCATTGTGGGAGAAGGCTGTACTCTGTCTTGTGTGGAAATTGCGATTCATGACTGTTTCCATGGG GTTCCGAATGCAGCTATTGTCGAAGAAAAATTCCTATCTTGGTTGAGATCAGAGCCTGCTGTTCTCCTGTGGCTCCCTACATGTTACAGATTATCAGCCACAGAAATGGTTTCTCATCAAGCTAGATGCAAAGTCTGCAAAGTTTTCCCCATTACAGGCATCAG GTATCGCTGTTTAAAGTGCCTCAATTTTGACCTTTGCCAAGCCTGCTTTTTCACTGGCCGTTTCTGCAAACCACATAAGAGATCACATCCTGTTGTAGAACACTGTGTGCAG ATGTCGGCAAAGGTGAATGCAAAGCACTTTCTCCGCAGCCTCAGGAACAACCTGTTTCAAGAGtgctgcagaagaaaagaggCTCAGAGAAGGACAGCTCTGGAGTCAGTGGAAGAGAGACACTTCCCTGCTCACAAAAAGATTTT TCCTCCTGTGGAATTGAGTGCTTCATCTCTACCTGGTCCTGAAAATGTGCCTTTCCCAGTGGACAATTGTGTCCTTGAGTCACCCAGGTTCATACCTGAAAACAGGACCGTAATGCAGAAGAGTGAGAATAACAAGAAGACACCAGAGCAAGGCAAGACAATAGCTCAG gcAATAGCCTCTTTTGAAGCAGATGTGTTAAAAATTCACAAGTCCATTAAAAGCATTCACAGTGACAGCAG GTACATGAAGAAACAGTTCAACAAATGGAAGgacaaaatgcaatttcttcaTAActgccaggaagaaaaaagctgcaaaatagAGGCAAAACTCCAAAGACTAAGAGTAAGCCATGAAAACCTGCAAATGATGCTGCAGCACATGAAGGAAGAAGTCAAG ACCATGTTGCAGTCATCAGAGCATCCTTTTGCACAGTGTCATACTACAATGCCAAGAAATCCACATGTTCTGCTGGAAAGGAGAATGCAGAGTGAATTAAATCCTGCCCAAATAAAGCCTACTTCCAGAACATGTGCAGAATGGAAATCTTTGAATCCCCCAAGCTCTGTAAATGGAATGCAGCTTTTACAGACACCTGAGGCTCCCACTGCAGTGGACTTTATGTACTCAGATGACTCACTGGAAtcagtgtccctgcagagtgaCAAACCCTCTGTGGGACAgcataaaaaagcaaaagagaaacaaacacaTCCACCTAAACTGACAGAGAACTCTCTCGGGGGAATGGGGAATACAGTTCTTATTCCCATTACAATGCAGATACCACCTGATGAGAAGGAAGTCAGAGAGGAATTGGAGCTGCTAATGATGAAACTGAAGGATACAGTGTCTCTCCAAACCCAACCAG GCCAACAAACTGCTTTGCACCAGGAGTTCTTCTCTACAGCTGAGAATGTTTGCAGGTCCTTTTCTGACCTCATCAACCAAGTAATTTCACCAGCTTGCAAATGA
- the FAM237A gene encoding protein FAM237A: protein MHSDTLDLGSRRRIHCTMRLTCSLLLMAVFCVTPLLCHSQIDPLALGQADPQCWESSSAVLLEMRKPRISDSVSGFWDFMIFLKSSENLKHGALFWDLAQLFWDIYVDCVLSRTHGLGRRQLAEAEQKTATLRSQFTGRNQGIFSHIQRSPVLKKDSFEDLISIHIDKSRYILLGRIIGELGKKRK, encoded by the exons TGACACATTAGATCTTGGAAGCAGAAGAAGAATCCACTGCACCATGAGACTCACCTGCTCTCTCTTACTCATGGCAGTGTTCTGTGTGACACCTTTGCTCTGCCATAGTCAAATTGATCCGCTGGCTCTAGGGCAGGCAGACCCTCAGTGCTGGGAATCCTCCTCAGCTGTTTTACTAGAAATGAGGAAGCCCCGCatttctgactctgtcagtggctTTTGGGACTTCATGATCTTCCTGAAATCCTCGGAGAACTTGAAACATGGAGCTTTGTTCTGGGACCTGGCTCAGCTCTTCTGGGATATCTATGTGGACTGTGTTCTCTCCAGAACCCATGGCCTGGGGAGAAGGCAGCTGGCAGAAGCTGAGCAGAAGACAGCAACTCTACGTTCTCAGTTCACAGGGAGAAACCAAG GGATATTTTCTCATATTCAGAGGTCACCAGTTCTGAAGAAGGACTCATTTGAAGATTTAATAAGCATCCATATAGATAAGAGTAGATATATATTACTTGGAAGAATCATTGGAGAGctaggaaaaaagaggaaatga